A single region of the Salvia miltiorrhiza cultivar Shanhuang (shh) chromosome 8, IMPLAD_Smil_shh, whole genome shotgun sequence genome encodes:
- the LOC130997543 gene encoding uncharacterized protein LOC130997543 has product MNMEKKKKKHLSSIANHVIGTCAQKLDSSVDHLIQEFERGWKPEMDSYSKKLVEFCCTKALALLCGTIDETISNGSFSRFTFDMMLAWEMPSSTDEESHSESMAKEKEERKVPAVTNKIQDDVSIFYTDLMPLLVDREPSAGEDAFVWLGTLVPLVVDIVNGRFTYDTLTAPTANRLHFPAYDKFLKEIQRCIKHLQKQDTPAGVELADDEFILHVEGTASSNRVVRHIGGTSWPGRLTLTNYALYFEASGIVSYEDALKLDLSKDVQHSVKPTATGPWGAPLFDKAIVYESSELQEGVIIEFPEMTSATRRDHWFALVEEIMLLHQFLLKFKVKSELQVWELHARTILGIIRLHAAREMLRISPPEPKSFLIFSLLNELPKGDYILQELSDSVKTITGGNPCSASSILRNLNVSQPCIPCLEPKQITGDTGMVQPESLSLLEDAINQSREEAKEVDVAKASAEGIKEEGISESAQVLMGLLNPVGSLATRGQRVLQWERPMTTSILVLSSLIVIYKEWAGPAISALLLWMVATMLQVRRRRIPEKHNKIVICAGSDQSAMESIVTAQQGLRTVHETMKQTNIALLKIWSILTSEAPKHTNTVMVATSCCAAILAVIPFKYILMAGVVYGAVMTSKSGRSMQNEQGNRRLWEWWDSIPIIPVEIVDNQPASTSQRSD; this is encoded by the exons ATGAatatggagaagaagaagaagaagcatcTTTCATCCATTGCTAACCACGTTATTGGAACATGCGCCCA AAAGCTCGATTCCTCTGTGGATCATCTGATTCAAGAATTCGAGAGAGGATGGAAGCCTGAAATGGATAGTTACTCAAAGAAACTAGTAGAATTCTGCTGTACAAAAGCACTTGCACTCCTGTGTGGAACCATAGATGAAACAATCAGCAACGGCTCTTTTAGCCGCTTCACATTTGATATGATGCTGGCTTGGGAGATGCCAAGCTCCACAGATGAAGAATCTCACTCT GAGTCTATGGCAAAGGAGAAAGAGGAGAGAAAGGTTCCAGCAGTTACCAACAaaatacaagatgatgtttctATTTTCTATACAGATCTCATGCCACTCCTA GTTGATAGAGAGCCAAGTGCAGGAGAAGATGCATTTGTATGGTTGGGAACACTTGTTCCTTTGGTAGTAGACATAGTCAATGGAAGATTTACTTATGACACACTGACTGCGCCTACAGCTAATCGGCTTCATTTTCCAGCATACGACAAGTTCTTGAAAGAGATTCAGAG ATGTATTAAGCATTTACAGAAGCAAGACACTCCAGCGGGCGTGGAGCTAGCAGACGATGAATTTATATTGCACGTAGAGGGAACTGCAAGTTCCAACAGGGTGGTGCGCCATATTGGGGGAACAAGTTGGCCAG GCAGGTTGACATTGACGAACTATGCCCTTTACTTTGAGGCCTCGGGTATTGTATCATATGAAGATGCACTGAAACTCGACCTTTCAAAGGACGTTCAGCATAGTGTAAAACCCACGGCGACTGGTCCTTGGGGTGCTCCCCTTTTCGACAAAGCTATAGTTTATGAATCTTCTGAATT GCAGGAGGGCGTCATCATAGAGTTCCCTGAGATGACGAGTGCAACAAGACGTGACCATTGGTTTGCTCTCGTGGAGGAGATCATGCTGCTGCACCAGTTTCTGCTCAAGTTCAAGGTGAAATCGGAACTACAAGTGTGGGAATTGCATGCAAGGACCATATTAGGGATCATTCGACTTCATGCAGCGCGAGAAATGCTTAGAATTTCACCTCCGGAGCCGAAGAGCTTCTTAATATTTTCCTTGCTGAATGAGCTGCCAAAGGGGGATTACATACTACAGGAGCTCTCCGACAGTGTGAAAACAATCACAGGTGGAAATCCGTGCAGCGCCAGTTCGATTCTCAGGAATTTGAACGTCTCTCAACCCTGCATTCCTTGCCTAGAGCCGAAGCAGATCACTGGTGACACCGGGATGGTGCAGCCTGAAAGTCTGTCGTTATTGGAGGATGCTATAAACCAATCGAGAGAGGAAGCCAAAGAAGTTGATGTGGCTAAAGCTTCGGCCGAGGGAATAAAAGAGGAAGGAATCAGTGAAAGCGCGCAGGTTCTTATG GGTCTGCTTAATCCGGTTGGAAGTTTAGCCACCCGGGGCCAACGAGTCTTGCAATGGGAACGGCCCATGACCACTTCCATTCTGGTTTTATCTTCACTGATAGTCATCTACAA AGAATGGGCGGGTCCTGCTATATCAGCGTTGTTGTTGTGGATGGTTGCGACGATGCTACAGGTTAGGAGGAGAAGAATCCCAGAAAAGCATAACAAAATTGTCATCTGTGCTGGATCCGACCAGTCGGCAATGGAGAGTATAGTAACTGCACAACAGGGACTAAGAACCGTACACGAGACAATGAAGCAGACGAACATAGCATTGCTCAAAATCTGGTCAATACTGACCTCCGAAGCTCCAAAG CACACGAACACGGTGATGGTGGCTACGAGTTGCTGTGCGGCCATACTAGCCGTGATCCCattcaaatatatcctaatggCCGGTGTAGTGTATGGTGCTGTGATGACATCAAAAAGTGGGAGGTCTATGCAGAATGAGCAAGGCAATCGCCGACTGTGGGAATGGTGGGACTCCATTCCGATAATCCCCGTTGAAATAGTGGACAACCAACCAGCAAGTACTTCGCAACGATCCGACTGA
- the LOC130997544 gene encoding FH protein interacting protein FIP2 has protein sequence MTFNSDAAASIVHLNIGGKKYSTTIDTLTQREPDSMLAAMFSGRHTVCQDSDKGYVFVDRDGKHFRHILNWLRDGVVPSMTEVEYSELLREAEYFQLLGLMDEINASLIKRKEETEMGTELTRIDIIKCTQSERVRFRGVNLSGLDLSKLDLSFVDFSYACLKNVFFSRANLQCAKFRDVDAEASIFHNATLRECEFTGANLRGALLAGANLQSANLQDACLVNCSFCGADLRSAHLQTADLTNANLEGANLEGANLKGAKLTNANLKGANLQRAYLRHVNLRDTDLEGAKLDGANLLGAIR, from the exons ATGACCTTCAACTCCGATGCTGCTGCTTCCATAGTCCACCTCAAtatcg gtggcaaaaagtattccacgaCAATTGATACACTGACACAGCGAGAGCCTGATTCGATGCTTGCAGCGATGTTCAGTGGTCGCCACACAGTCTGTCAAGATTCTGATAAG GGATATGTTTTTGTTGATAGGGATGGAAAACATTTTCGACATATTTTGAATTGGCTGAGAGATGGTGTGGTTCCTTCTATGACAGAGGTTGAATATTCAGAGCTCTTGCGAGAGGCTGAATATTTCCAACTTCTT GGATTAATGGATGAAATTAATGCGTCTTTAATTAAGAGGAAAGAGGAAACTGAAATGGGTACTGAATTGACACGCATTGATATCATTAAATGCACACAGTCTGAGAGGGTCAGATTTCGAGGTGTTAATCTCTCTGGCCTTGATCTTTCTAAGTTG GATCTATCATTTGTGGATTTCAGTTATGCATGTCTCAAAAATGTGTTCTTTTCTCGGGCTAATCTTCAATGCGCAAAGTTCAGA GATGTGGATGCTGAAGCTTCCATATTTCACAATGCCACTTTGCGTGA ATGTGAGTTCACTGGAGCAAATCTTCGTGGAGCTCTCTTAGCTGGTGCCAATCTCCAGAGTGCAAATCTGCAAG ATGCTTGTTTGGTGAACTGTAGCTTCTGCGGAGCAGATCTGCGATCTGCACACCTGCAG ACTGCTGATCTTACAAATGCCAACTTGGAAGGAGCTAATCTTGAAGGAGCCAATTTGAAG GGTGCTAAGTTAACAAATGCGAATCTGAAAGGAGCAAATCTCCAAAGGGCTTACCTACGGCATGTAAATCTTCGTGATACA GATTTGGAAGGTGCAAAACTTGATGGTGCCAATTTATTAGGTGCAATCAGGTGA
- the LOC130997542 gene encoding protein RRP6-like 2, protein MEIDHPEGETARKSDALRNLSSKGALPTSVAKLSGSSRIIPTQTDFHFYDNFEEFKNPVSEIDDKSKTLLRNIGASENLLGKPILLPDDKNVELDEDLAFDWLVNVNDEMYERFDVSLDDFKRLRKKEEESGVRTMRVDDEGEENGFQMVYGKKNKKLSERNVEGVAKGAQEVKVAAKVKPKVPFHIPSIPRPQDEYKIIVNNSNQPHDHVWLQRSDDGSRFLHPLEKLSVLDFVDTSESTVEPEKPLPLEVTPFKLVEEVKDLKQLAIKLRSVNEFAVDLEHNQYRSFQGLTCLMQISTRTEDFVIDTLKLRIHIGPYLRELFKDPTKRKVMHGADRDIHWLQRDFGIYVCNMFDTGQASRVLKMERYSLEHLLNHFCGVQANKQYQNADWRIRPLPVEMIKYAREDTHYLLYIYDLMRTRLLRSSAESESSDPPLIEVYKRSYEICTQLYEKELLTDTSYLYIYGLQDADLTAQQLAVVSGLCEWRDIVARAEDESTGYVLPNRTLIELAKQMPLTANQLRRALKAKHPYIERNLGSVVSIIRHSIQNAASFEEACKYLKERRTELSHEARTLVPEESEVLPSEAPEISKVDEEIECVRNSSLPSVPAVESSKVKIADNRPEISHSSPRKKVNETSPARGDSKYAHTTTNPSHSAEATVEMQKKPSRAFGALFGNSAKRKFNPDKREKEDSKLEQIKSTVSLPFHAFSGGDERLHLEVESAKIPEVVHEEDPPAPAADSTLVDIIVLDDSDIEDSEEGNLDAARDDQSRQVENNEAGSTLEGDEPISLSDLSSSFQKCFPSLGQAMGSKGVDKSRPSEGTLDVIPFDYEAARKEVIFGGQKKVESTVEGDSSSKRKERRKGSTAVGKDDEPAEHPQGRRRQAFPASGNRTASYR, encoded by the exons ATGGAAATTGATCACCCCGAAGGCGAAACCGCAAGAAAATCCGACGCCCTACGAAATCTCTCGTCGAAGGGCGCGTTGCCCACTTCTGTGGCGAAGCTTTCAGGCTCGTCGCGCATCATACCGACACAAACGGACTTCCATTTCTACGATAACTTTGAGGAATTCAAGAACCCCGTCTCGGAAATCGACGACAAGTCCAAGACCCTTCTGAGAAATATCGGGGCGTCGGAGAATTTACTCGGGAAGCCAATCCTGTTGCCGGATGACAAAAACGTTGAATTGGATGAGGACTTGGCGTTTGATTGGCTGGTGAATGTGAACGACGAGATGTACGAGAGGTTTGATGTTTCGTTGGATGACTTCAAGAGGCTGCGGAAGAAGGAAGAGGAGAGTGGTGTGAGAACCATGAGAGTAGACGACGAAGGTGAGGAAAATGGGTTTCAGATGGTTTATgggaagaaaaataagaaactTTCGGAGAGGAATGTGGAGGGGGTGGCGAAAGGGGCTCAAGAAGTGAAGGTGGCCGCCAAAGTGAAGCCCAAGGTTCCTTTCCATATACCTTCTATACCGCGGCCGCAGGACGAGTATAAGATAATCGTGAATAACTCGAATCAGCCACACGACCATGTCTGGTTGCAGAGGAGCGATGATGGGTCTCGGTTCTTGCATCCTTTG GAGAAACTCTCTGTTCTTGACTTTGTTGATACGAGTGAGAGTACGGTTGAACCAGAAAAACCTCTTCCCTTAGAAGTCACACCCTTTAAGCTTGTGGAAGAAGTGAAAGATTTGAAGCAGTTAGCCATAAAATTACGTAGTGTGAATGAATTTGCG GTTGATTTGGAACACAACCAATACAGGTCTTTTCAAGGTTTAACATGCTTAATGCAAATATCCACAAGAACTGAGGATTTTGTTATAGATACTCTGAAACTTCGTATTCACATTGGTCCATATCTCAGAGAGTTATTCAAAGACCCAACTAAGAGAAAG GTAATGCATGGAGCGGATCGCGATATCCATTGGCTTCAGCGAGACTTTGGCATTTATGTCTGCAATATGTTTGACACAGGACAG GCGTCCAGGGTATTGAAAATGGAAAGATACAGCCTGGAACACCTGTTGAATCATTTTTGTGGAGTTCAAGCAAACAAACA ATACCAGAATGCAGATTGGCGGATCAGACCACTTCCCGTCGAGATGATCAA ATATGCCAGAGAAGATACACATTATTTGTTGTACATATATGATCTTATGAGGACAAGGTTACTAAGATCATCTGCTGAATCTGAAAGTTCTGATCCTCCTCTTATCGAG GTCTACAAACGGAGTTATGAAATTTGCACTCAACTTTATGAGAAAGAACTTCTGACAGATACTTCTTACCTTTACATTTATGG GTTGCAGGATGCTGATCTCACCGCTCAACAGCTAGCAGTTGTTTCT GGACTTTGTGAATGGAGGGATATTGTTGCTCGTGCAGAAGATGAGAGCACTGGTTATGTTTTGCCAAATAGAACTCTTATCGAACTTG CTAAACAGATGCCTCTCACGGCAAACCAATTGCGTCGGGCTTTGAAGGCCAAGCATCCATATATTGAGCGAAATCTTGGCTCAGTTGTTAGTATTATACGTCACTCTATCCAAAATGCTGCTTCATTCGAGGAGGCTTGTAAATATCTTAAGGAAAGGCGTACAGAATTG TCGCATGAAGCCAGAACTTTGGTCCCAGAAGAATCCGAAGTTTTGCCTTCTGAAGCACCTGAAATATCAAAAGTTGACGAGGAAATCGAATGTGTACGAAATAGCAGTTTACCTAGTGTTCCTGCAGTTGAGAGTTCTAAGGTTAAAATTGCTGATAACAGACCAGAGATTTCCCATTCCTCTCCTAGGAAGAAAGTGAATGAAACATCTCCTGCACGTGGGGACTCCAAATATGCACATACTACCACGAATCCATCGCATTCA GCTGAAGCAACGGTTGAGATGCAAAAGAAGCCATCCCGTGCCTTTGGGGCATTGTTTGGAAATTCAGCCAAAAGGAAGTTCAATCCTGATAAAAGA GAGAAAGAAGACTCCAAACTAGAGCAGATAAAATCAACAGTGAGTCTCCCTTTCCACGCATTTTCAGGCGGAGATGAAAGATTGCATTTGGAAGTTGAGTCTGCGAAGATTCCAGAAGTTGTACATGAAGAAGACCCTCCAGCTCCTGCAGCTGATTCAACTTTAGTAGATATTATTGTTTTGGATGATTCAGACATTGAGGATTCCGAAGAGGGTAACTTGGACGCGGCCAGAGACGATCAGTCGAGACAAGTCGAAAACAATGAAGCCGGATCCACCTTGGAAGGAGATGAACCCATATCACTATCTGATCTCTCCTCCAGCTTCCAGAAATGCTTTCCATCACTAGGTCAAGCTATGGGTTCAAAAGGGGTGGACAAATCTCGACCATCGGAAGGCACCTTAGATGTGATACCTTTTGACTATGAAGCTGCTCGAAAAGAGGTCATATTTGGAGGCCAGAAGAAGGTGGAATCCACGGTGGAAGGCGACAGCAGTTCAAAGAGAAAAGAAAGGAGAAAAGGTTCTACTGCTGTAGGCAAGGACGACGAGCCAGCAGAACACCCACAGGGTAGACGGCGTCAGGCTTTTCCAGCATCCGGAAATCGCACAGCAAGTTATCGCTGA